In Calditrichota bacterium, the sequence GAATTCGCGGCCGGCGCAGTTATCCGGCGGTGAATGCCAGCGGGTGGCGATTGCCCGAGCCATGGTCAAGAAGCCGGAGATCGTGCTGGCTGACGAGCCCACGGCGAACCTGGACGCGGAGAACTCGCACCACATCCTGCGTACCATGGCGGAGCTTAATCGCCAGTTCCGGACCACATTCATCTTCGCCACGCACGACGAAAAGGTTGTTCAGTACCTGAGGCGTAAGATCCAGCTCGTGGATGGCAGAGTGACCAAGGACGAGCGGCTTGTTCAGGGTGAGGGAGGTGCTAAGTCATGATTGCCCTCAAGCTCGCGTTGCGCAACCTGCTGGGAGCGGGATTGCGCACCTGGCTCAACGTGTTTGTCCTTTCCCTCTCCTTCGTGGTGATCATCTGGTTTCAGGGCATCTTGGAAGGTTGGAACAGGCAGGCGCGCCGCGACACCATCGCCTGGGAAATCGGCGGCGGCCAGTTTTGGCATCCGGCATACGACCCCTATGACCCCTTCACGCTCGACCAGGCCCACGGCGTTCTCCCTCCGCCGCTGCGCGAGGGCGTGGCGCGGGGGGAACTGACGCCCATCCTTGTGGCGCAGGCAAGCATTTACCCGGCCGGACGAATGCAAAGCGCCCTCCTCAAGGGGATCGACCCTCAGCAGCGGATTCTCAAGATCCCCAGCGCGTTGCTGCAGAACGAGGGGCCGGAGATTCCGGCCATCATCGGCAGGCGCATGGCCACCAGTTGCCGGCTCGCCGTTGGAGATGTGTTCACGGTGCGCTGGCGGGACAGGAACGGCACGTTCGACGCCCAAGAGGCAAAGATTGTCCATATCATGAAGACTGATGTGGCCTCCATCGATAACGGGCAGCTGTGGGTGCCTCTCGAAAGGCTCAGGGAGATGCTGGGGATGCCTGAGGAAGCCACCCTCGTGGTATTGGATCCAACGGCACCTCCGCCAGCTGGGGCGCTCGGGTGGGAGTTCAAGAACCAGGATTTCTTGTTGCAGGACGTCGAGGCCATAATCCGCACCAAAAGCGCAGGCAGCTCGGTGCTCTACCTGGTGCTCCTGGCCCTGGCTCTGCTGGCTATCTTCGACACGCAGGTGCTTTCCATCTTCCGCCGGCGGAAGGAGATCGGCACCCTGATGGCCTTGGGGATGACCAGGAAGCAGGTGGTCGGCCTTTTCACGGTGGAAGGTGCAATGCACGGCGTGCTGGCGGCAGTAGTCGGGGCCATTTACGGTATCCCGCTGCTGCTCTACTTTGCCAGCAGAGGTCTGGGCATGCCGAAGCAAGTGGCGGACAGCATGGGCATGGCTATCGCCGACCGGATCTACCCGGCCTACAGCGCCGTGTTGGTTGTGGGGACCACGTTGCTGGTGCTGTTCGCGGTTACTGTGGTGAGCTTTCTGCCGACGCGGCAGATTGCCAAGATGCGGCCAACCGAAGCACTGCGAGGGCGCACGTCATGATCCGGTTTCTGATCAAAGGATTGGTGCGCGACCCGTCGCGCAGTCTCTTCCCCTTTCTGATCGTCACGTTGGGGGTCATGCTCACGGTGTTTCTGCACGGCTGGCTGGGCGGCGTGATGCACGACTTTCTTGACACCTCGGCGCGCTTCTCCACCGGGCATGTACGCGTGGTGACCCGCGCTTACGCCGAACGCGAGGATCAGTTCCCTAACGACCTTGCTTTAGTAGATGTCGGTGAGCTTTTGCGCGAGCTGCGCCAGGCGGAGCCCGAGTTGGAGTGGGTGGCGCGCATTCGCTTCGCCACGTTGGTAGACGTGCCCGATGAGGAGGGAGAGACCAGAGCGCAGGGGCCCGCAGTCGGTTTGGCTGCCGATCTTCTTTCGTCCAGCAATGAGCTCCGCACCCTCAACGTGCCTAAGGCGCTGGTGCGTGGTGAAGTGCCTCGCAGCGGCGGGTACGTGCTCCTGAGCGAGGACCTGGCGCAGCGCCTTGGCCTCGCTCCAGGGGACAGGTTCACGCTCATCAGCTCGACTATGTACGGCGGCATGGCGATTGGCAACTTCGTCTTGGCTGGTACAGTTCGCTTCGGCGTGGGGCCAGTGGACCGCGGCGCCCTCCTCATGGACCTTGCCGACGCCCGTCAGCTCTTGGACATGGAAGACGCCGCCAGCGAGATATTCGGCTTGTTCCGCAACAGGGTTTACCGCGACGCACAGGCAGTGGCCGTCGCCGAGCGCTTCAATCGCTCGCGACAGAGCGACAATGATGACTTTGCGCCGGTGATGCTTACCCTCGGACAGCAGCAGGGCCTGGGCGAGTACTTGGATTATGTCGAGACGTTCTCGGGCATCATGGTCTTTGTGTTCGTGATGGCCATGTCGCTGGTGTTGTGGAACGCTGGGCTCCTGGGTGGCCTGCGGCGGCATGGCGAGGTGGGCGTCCGCCTAGCCATCGGAGAAGACAAGGGCCACGTCTATCGCTCCATGCTGGCCGAGTCGGTGTGCATTGGTATCGCCGGATCGGTGACGGGCACACTCCTCGGCTTGGCGATAGTCTACGTGCTGCAGGTGAAAGGGATTGACATGGGGAGATTCTTCAAAGGCTCCTCGTTGATGATTCCGGGAATAGTGCGTGCGCGCATCACGCCTGCCACCTGTTACTTGGGCTTCATCCCAGGGCTTTTCTCTACGCTCTTGGGCACTGCCCTTTCGGGGATCCGCATCTACAAGAGAAACACGGCGCAGCTTTTCAAGGAATTCGAAGGATGAAAAGGGCCATGCACAAAGCAGCACCTTGCGCTGGAATCGCATTTGTCGTGTTCAGCCTGTGGTCGGCATGGGGCTCCGCCCAGATTCCCTCAGGCGATTGGATACTGGAGAAAGTCGACGAGAATCTGAGCTCCACGAACCAAGTAATTGTCTCTAAGATGGTCATCCATGGCCGACGAGAGACGCGTACCGTCGAGGCCAAGTCGTGGATCCAAGGCACGGAAAGGTCCTTCACCGAGTACCTCGCGCCGGCGCGTGAGAAGGGCACCAAGATGTTAAAGTTAGGCGACAAGCTATGGATGTACTCGCCGGCTACAGACCGCACCATTCAGATCGCCGGCCACATGCTGCGCCAGTCGGT encodes:
- a CDS encoding FtsX-like permease family protein; translated protein: MIRFLIKGLVRDPSRSLFPFLIVTLGVMLTVFLHGWLGGVMHDFLDTSARFSTGHVRVVTRAYAEREDQFPNDLALVDVGELLRELRQAEPELEWVARIRFATLVDVPDEEGETRAQGPAVGLAADLLSSSNELRTLNVPKALVRGEVPRSGGYVLLSEDLAQRLGLAPGDRFTLISSTMYGGMAIGNFVLAGTVRFGVGPVDRGALLMDLADARQLLDMEDAASEIFGLFRNRVYRDAQAVAVAERFNRSRQSDNDDFAPVMLTLGQQQGLGEYLDYVETFSGIMVFVFVMAMSLVLWNAGLLGGLRRHGEVGVRLAIGEDKGHVYRSMLAESVCIGIAGSVTGTLLGLAIVYVLQVKGIDMGRFFKGSSLMIPGIVRARITPATCYLGFIPGLFSTLLGTALSGIRIYKRNTAQLFKEFEG
- a CDS encoding ABC transporter permease gives rise to the protein MIALKLALRNLLGAGLRTWLNVFVLSLSFVVIIWFQGILEGWNRQARRDTIAWEIGGGQFWHPAYDPYDPFTLDQAHGVLPPPLREGVARGELTPILVAQASIYPAGRMQSALLKGIDPQQRILKIPSALLQNEGPEIPAIIGRRMATSCRLAVGDVFTVRWRDRNGTFDAQEAKIVHIMKTDVASIDNGQLWVPLERLREMLGMPEEATLVVLDPTAPPPAGALGWEFKNQDFLLQDVEAIIRTKSAGSSVLYLVLLALALLAIFDTQVLSIFRRRKEIGTLMALGMTRKQVVGLFTVEGAMHGVLAAVVGAIYGIPLLLYFASRGLGMPKQVADSMGMAIADRIYPAYSAVLVVGTTLLVLFAVTVVSFLPTRQIAKMRPTEALRGRTS